The window GTACACCCGGGCGACGCCCTTCGGTGACAGGCCGACCTCCTCCTGGAAGCGGGCCCGCAGGTTGCGGGCGCTCCACCCGGTCTCCGCGGTGGCCTCGGCCAGCGAGGGTCCGGCGCCGCGCAGCAGGGACAGGGCGTGGCCGACCTCGGGCGAGAGCTGTTGCCGGCCGGCCTCGAAAAGGGCGGCCAGGGCCTGGTCGAGCAGTGCGAACCGGGCCTCCCAGCCGGGGAGTTCGCGCAACCGGTCGGTGAGCCGCGGCCAGCACGGTCCGAGCACGTCGGCGAGGTCGAGGTAGACGTCGCGGAAGTACCGCATCGGCAGGCCGAGGAGCCGGTAGGCCCCGGTCGGCGTGAGGTTGACCTCCAGGCCGTGCACCTCGCCGCGGTGCACCCCGGTGACGGGGCCGGTGTGCAGTCCGCTGATCATCGCGGCGGGAGCGGGGCGCAGCAGCCCGTCGGTGCCGGTGACGTGGAGGCCGTCGGCGAAGGACAGTACGAGGGTGAAGGTGCCGTTGGGCAGCTCCAGCCGGCGGCGGGGCTCGGGGAAGGCGGTGTGGAATCCCGTGTAGCCGAGCACGTACGGGCGCAGCGCGGGCACGGCCCGCCGACGTACCGATCCCATCCGCGGCCTCCTCGAACGCAGGACGTGCGCACCGGCGGCAGATGATGTCAGCGGGCGGGCGGGGTGGCCAGACCGCTTCCGGCCACCCCGTTCCCGGCCGCGGCCCGGGCGGGCTCGCCGACCTGCTCGGCACCGATCCGGCCGGGGCCGGGACCCTCGCGGTGGACGGCAAGAGCGCCCGGGGCTCGCGCACCGTCACCGGCACGGCCACAACGCCCCAGGCTGACCATCGGACCCGTCACCCAGCGGAGCAAACCCAGTGCGATGAATACAACCATCTCTCTACAGTGCTGTGATGACTGATCAGGAGACGTTGACGTCGCTCCAACAGCGTCGAGCCGTGTGCCCCTACCCGGACTGCGCAACCGGAACAATCATGGACCTGGTCGACCAGCGCATGATCTCTCCAGAAAGCCGCGAGTACGAGTGGAGTGACTTTGGAGAGGGCAAGGGTGCCCTGCCCATTCATCCCCTCCTCGAGTGGACGCAGCAGGAGTGCTGGATCTGTCAGCTGTGCGGTCGCTCGATCCTCGAAGTCATCCAGTGCAAGCGCAACAGCTGGGGCGCGGGCGTTGACATCGAAGAGCTGACGCGGCTGGTGCTCTGGCCCGCTCCCCCGCCACGCGGCCTTCCTCCAGCACGTACCAGAGCGAATTCGCAGCGCGTACGAAGAAGCTTCCCGGGCAGAGAACGCCGGCGCACCGCGGCTCGCCGGCGTGGGGTATCGCTCGGCCGTTGAAGAGCTGTGCAAGGACCAGGGCGCCACCC of the Streptomyces aurantiacus genome contains:
- a CDS encoding AraC family transcriptional regulator gives rise to the protein MGSVRRRAVPALRPYVLGYTGFHTAFPEPRRRLELPNGTFTLVLSFADGLHVTGTDGLLRPAPAAMISGLHTGPVTGVHRGEVHGLEVNLTPTGAYRLLGLPMRYFRDVYLDLADVLGPCWPRLTDRLRELPGWEARFALLDQALAALFEAGRQQLSPEVGHALSLLRGAGPSLAEATAETGWSARNLRARFQEEVGLSPKGVARVYRLQRALLALSGGTPAAGTAALCGYHDQAHLSRDIKAMTGLSPSALLRLRAGALPGSPLDRLPGRITSVLLPGRPTPAGPAGERRADGTAVPPAADGCLGQQKLQVPLS